A window of Psychroflexus sp. ALD_RP9 contains these coding sequences:
- a CDS encoding LytR/AlgR family response regulator transcription factor yields the protein MISAIIIEDEKPAARRLKKLVSQLDIKVLKTLHSVSEAINWFANNKQPELLFLDIQLSDGLSFEIFEQIQIKSAIIFTTAYDEYALKAFKLNSIDYLLKPIDQSELETAVQKFKTQAKSNTYDVEMIKNLFLNNMNQHDYKERFTVKVGDHIKLFQTSNIQCFYSHDKATYLVNELGKTYVIDQSLDELNTQLNPEQFFKISRKFIININYIKELVAYSNSRLRVVLKANVEEIPIVSREKVKDFKNWIN from the coding sequence ATGATTTCAGCAATTATTATTGAAGATGAAAAGCCAGCTGCGCGACGCTTAAAAAAATTGGTTTCACAGCTAGATATTAAAGTGTTAAAAACTTTACACTCAGTTTCTGAAGCCATAAATTGGTTCGCTAATAATAAGCAACCAGAATTGTTGTTTTTAGATATACAATTAAGTGACGGTCTATCATTCGAGATTTTTGAACAGATCCAGATTAAAAGTGCTATAATTTTTACAACAGCTTATGATGAATATGCTCTAAAAGCTTTTAAACTTAACAGCATTGATTATTTACTAAAACCCATAGACCAGTCTGAGTTAGAAACTGCGGTTCAAAAATTTAAAACGCAAGCCAAATCGAATACTTACGATGTTGAGATGATTAAAAATCTGTTTCTCAATAACATGAATCAACATGATTACAAAGAACGTTTTACTGTAAAAGTTGGTGACCATATTAAACTGTTTCAAACCAGCAATATTCAGTGTTTTTATAGTCATGATAAAGCAACTTACTTGGTTAATGAGCTTGGAAAAACTTATGTTATTGACCAAAGTCTAGATGAGCTTAACACCCAGTTAAACCCGGAACAGTTTTTTAAAATTAGCCGAAAATTTATTATTAATATTAATTATATTAAAGAGCTTGTTGCTTATTCAAACAGTAGACTAAGAGTGGTTTTAAAAGCAAATGTTGAAGAAATACCTATTGTAAGTAGAGAAAAGGTAAAAGACTTCAAAAATTGGATTAACTAA
- a CDS encoding DUF4442 domain-containing protein, translated as MKFTVQNINRFLFLKLPIAWIAGVRLTKLAPEATEAKARLKWLSQNPFNSMYFAVQAMAAELTTGVLVMREINESHQSVSMLVAENSAIFHKKARGKITFTCVDAKLVKTTVNNAILTKKGQTVWLNSKAFDQERNCVSEFQFKWTLKLKS; from the coding sequence ATGAAGTTTACTGTACAAAATATTAATCGTTTTTTATTTTTAAAATTGCCTATTGCTTGGATAGCCGGAGTGCGTTTAACCAAACTAGCGCCTGAAGCCACAGAGGCAAAAGCGAGATTAAAATGGTTAAGTCAAAATCCATTTAATAGTATGTATTTTGCCGTTCAAGCTATGGCAGCTGAGTTAACAACTGGAGTTTTAGTTATGCGGGAAATAAACGAAAGCCATCAATCTGTTTCGATGTTGGTAGCTGAAAATTCTGCAATTTTTCACAAAAAAGCGAGAGGTAAAATTACTTTTACATGTGTGGATGCTAAATTGGTTAAAACTACCGTAAATAATGCTATTTTAACTAAAAAGGGACAAACAGTTTGGTTAAACTCTAAAGCTTTTGATCAAGAGCGTAACTGTGTTTCTGAATTTCAATTTAAATGGACTTTAAAGTTAAAGTCTTAA
- the pyrE gene encoding orotate phosphoribosyltransferase, translating to MILTEQTANKTAELLLQINAIKLNPQTPFTWASGWKSPIYCDNRIILSYPSIRNYIVAEMAKSVEQIYGQPDVIAGVATGAIGVGALVANYLGLPFVYVRPEPKKHGRKNQIEGFIDQHQNVVVIEDLISTGKSSLNAVEALKTEANAKIKGMMAIFTYGFEIAKENFENAKVDLRTLGNYDSLLDQAYKTNYLNAKELELLKTWRTNPAQWKP from the coding sequence ATGATTTTAACCGAGCAAACCGCCAATAAAACTGCAGAACTCTTATTGCAAATTAACGCAATAAAATTAAACCCACAAACGCCTTTTACTTGGGCTAGTGGCTGGAAATCTCCAATTTACTGCGATAACCGCATTATACTTTCATACCCAAGCATTCGTAACTATATTGTTGCTGAAATGGCTAAATCAGTTGAACAAATTTATGGTCAACCCGATGTTATTGCTGGCGTAGCTACAGGTGCAATCGGAGTTGGCGCTTTGGTAGCCAATTATTTAGGTTTGCCGTTTGTTTATGTTAGACCTGAACCGAAAAAACATGGCCGTAAAAATCAAATTGAAGGTTTTATAGATCAACACCAAAATGTTGTTGTAATTGAAGATTTAATCAGTACAGGAAAAAGTAGTCTAAATGCAGTTGAAGCCTTAAAAACAGAAGCAAATGCTAAAATAAAAGGCATGATGGCTATTTTTACTTACGGATTCGAAATCGCTAAAGAAAATTTTGAAAACGCTAAAGTTGATTTACGTACATTAGGCAATTACGACAGTTTACTAGATCAAGCTTACAAAACCAATTATTTAAACGCAAAAGAACTCGAATTATTAAAAACTTGGCGCACAAATCCTGCCCAATGGAAACCATAA
- a CDS encoding sensor histidine kinase, whose product MNARLKQAIIRFTIVSVAISVFIRLTDFIAQDFNVQVLFNFKAYAINFLYAFIIGLVNMLSFAVIYKKYNWYRDVKKIILIGVIGSVIWSTAAFFIARYVHFVVIEGLSHNQFLESQFAATYIFAMLIAFLVTLIFHAIYFYKALQESKLREQAYENAQTTAQYDALKNQLDPHFLFNSLNVLSALIDENPEKAQEFTTHLSRIYRYVLDHKSKELVSLSEELSFAKRYMKLIEMRFENSVKFEISSNENEEFKIIPLSLQLLIENAIKHNKISEENALIISIETKNETLRVSNNINKKQQYQSKRNGIGLENIKHRVSKFTARQVEVIETRTQFSVEIPLIK is encoded by the coding sequence ATGAACGCAAGATTAAAACAAGCTATTATCAGGTTTACAATAGTATCCGTGGCTATTTCAGTATTTATAAGGCTAACCGATTTTATTGCGCAAGATTTTAATGTACAAGTCCTATTTAATTTTAAGGCTTATGCTATAAATTTCTTGTATGCATTTATTATCGGTTTGGTTAACATGTTAAGTTTTGCTGTTATTTATAAAAAATATAATTGGTATCGAGATGTTAAAAAGATAATTTTAATTGGCGTAATAGGCTCTGTAATTTGGTCTACAGCTGCATTTTTTATAGCGCGATATGTTCATTTTGTCGTCATAGAAGGTCTTAGTCATAATCAATTTCTAGAAAGTCAGTTTGCTGCAACCTACATTTTTGCCATGCTCATTGCTTTTTTAGTAACTTTAATTTTTCATGCCATTTATTTTTACAAAGCTTTACAAGAATCTAAACTTCGAGAACAAGCTTATGAAAATGCGCAAACTACTGCTCAATATGACGCATTGAAAAATCAATTAGATCCGCATTTTTTATTTAATAGTTTAAACGTTTTAAGTGCATTGATTGATGAAAACCCAGAAAAAGCACAAGAATTTACCACTCACCTTTCTCGAATTTATCGTTATGTGTTAGACCATAAAAGTAAAGAGTTAGTAAGCTTAAGTGAAGAATTGTCTTTTGCCAAACGCTATATGAAACTCATTGAAATGCGATTTGAAAACAGCGTAAAATTTGAAATTAGCTCAAATGAAAATGAGGAATTTAAAATTATACCTTTATCACTTCAACTGTTAATTGAAAACGCCATTAAACACAATAAAATTTCAGAAGAAAATGCCTTGATTATTTCAATTGAAACAAAAAACGAAACACTTAGGGTTTCAAATAATATTAATAAAAAACAACAATACCAATCTAAAAGAAACGGAATTGGCCTTGAAAATATCAAACATCGTGTTTCTAAATTTACAGCTCGTCAAGTTGAAGTTATTGAAACAAGAACACAATTTTCTGTTGAAATTCCGCTAATAAAATAA
- a CDS encoding GIN domain-containing protein, with translation MKYVIYVIITMSIVSCNVVSNLSKVNGKGEIETKTMTTNTFTELKISNNWQVVLIPSNENKLVVEANENLIELLTVENNGKSLKISAKETIGQADAKLIEVYFTESLTKISLSAGVEVTANKKLNFEDLSFNISSGAETNLNLAFNQLDLKVSSGAEAELQLKGNEVWASSSSGAEIELNADVISMETSASSGAEIEIEGIADHFKAKTSSGSEIDASKLKANNVVASASSGSSIKTFPIVSLDATASSGGDIDYYNKPNGQLNINKSSGGRVSLH, from the coding sequence ATGAAATATGTTATTTATGTAATAATTACGATGAGTATCGTAAGTTGCAATGTTGTCTCAAACCTTTCTAAAGTTAATGGTAAAGGTGAAATTGAAACTAAAACAATGACAACAAACACCTTTACCGAATTGAAGATTTCTAATAACTGGCAAGTTGTTTTAATACCTTCTAATGAAAACAAGTTGGTTGTGGAAGCCAACGAAAATTTAATTGAATTACTGACCGTTGAAAACAATGGAAAATCGCTTAAAATATCTGCAAAAGAAACTATTGGGCAAGCTGACGCCAAACTTATTGAGGTTTATTTTACGGAATCACTAACTAAAATAAGTTTGAGTGCAGGCGTTGAGGTTACAGCTAACAAGAAACTTAATTTTGAAGATTTAAGCTTCAATATCTCAAGTGGCGCTGAAACCAATTTAAACTTAGCATTTAATCAACTCGATTTAAAGGTATCTAGCGGTGCCGAAGCAGAACTTCAGTTAAAAGGTAACGAAGTTTGGGCTTCTAGCTCAAGTGGTGCTGAAATAGAGTTAAATGCAGATGTTATTAGCATGGAAACTTCGGCTTCTAGTGGTGCAGAAATTGAAATTGAAGGAATAGCAGACCATTTTAAAGCAAAAACTTCAAGTGGTTCAGAAATTGATGCCTCTAAATTAAAAGCAAATAATGTCGTGGCCTCAGCAAGTAGTGGCTCATCAATAAAAACATTTCCTATTGTAAGTCTTGATGCTACAGCTTCAAGTGGTGGCGACATAGATTATTACAATAAACCAAATGGTCAATTAAACATTAATAAATCATCAGGCGGTAGAGTTTCATTACACTAA
- a CDS encoding NUDIX hydrolase, with protein sequence MYKVFVNDVPIILSTDKVIDHRYLSLPIKGAKIKQLIKQIEKGELRHLHLYHKKEHKLLKHLKRKLKPIVAGGGKVFNQHGEILFIYRNKKWDLPKGKMEKGETIEDTAIREVEEETLVEGLQIVKPLEITYHVMKRKGKYRLKITHWYEMYTEYDGTLIPQRQEGITRVKWKNKKKAIKALQKSYANIKLLFTEDYFTPSDDK encoded by the coding sequence ATGTATAAAGTTTTCGTTAATGATGTACCAATTATTTTGTCGACTGATAAGGTAATAGATCATCGCTATTTATCATTACCTATAAAAGGTGCTAAAATTAAACAATTAATTAAACAAATAGAAAAAGGCGAATTAAGGCATTTGCATTTATATCACAAAAAAGAACATAAACTTCTTAAGCACCTTAAAAGAAAACTGAAACCTATTGTTGCTGGTGGTGGAAAAGTGTTTAACCAACATGGCGAAATTTTATTTATTTACCGAAATAAAAAATGGGATTTGCCTAAAGGAAAAATGGAAAAGGGTGAAACTATTGAAGATACGGCAATTCGAGAAGTTGAAGAAGAAACTTTAGTTGAAGGTTTACAAATTGTTAAACCACTTGAGATAACCTATCACGTTATGAAGCGTAAAGGTAAGTATCGTTTAAAAATTACGCACTGGTATGAAATGTATACCGAATATGATGGTACACTTATACCACAACGTCAAGAAGGCATAACAAGGGTAAAATGGAAAAACAAGAAAAAAGCTATCAAGGCGCTTCAGAAATCTTATGCCAATATCAAACTTTTATTTACTGAAGACTACTTTACTCCATCAGACGATAAATAG
- a CDS encoding M14 family metallopeptidase has product MFKPYLILILIISLVSCQNSQEKKYKEDAHSTAFERSNGDSTSTYLEVIDFYKNIANKNAKVSISEHYETDSGQPLHLVKFSSNPAAKTPLKILINNGIHPGEPDGIDASMLLFKALTNGEIKTEVPVEVYSIPIYNIGGALQRNSTSRVNQNGPVEYGFRGNAKNYDLNRDFIKSDSKNSKAFFDIFHSVQPHVFVDTHVSNGADYQYTLTHLFTQHNKLGRSLGEFLNTTFRPEIENSLVNKNWEITPYVNVFNRPPNKGFTQFNDSPRYSTGYTSLYNTLGLMIETHMLKPYKTRVEGTLEMLKSIINISQNHAEKIKDLKQQQTEAFQNASTYAFNYVVDSSKTSDLKFLGYQADTIISQVTDLPRLKYNREKPITTNIKYFNYFKAKDSIKIPEAYIIPQQYTEIIDLLKWNNINIERFVADTLIKVERYTIADYNTRKSPYEGHYLHFNTSVSTEISQIKITPGDVIVNTNQPGIRYLLETLEPMAVDSFFNWNFFDAILQQKEGFSPYVFEDLAIKILEENPKLKTEFEQMKKTDKSFKNNWYAQLDWLHKHSPYYETAHLKYPIYRLME; this is encoded by the coding sequence ATGTTTAAACCATATTTAATACTAATTTTAATAATTAGCCTTGTTAGTTGTCAAAATAGTCAAGAAAAAAAATATAAAGAAGATGCACATAGTACTGCTTTTGAACGCTCAAATGGTGATTCGACTTCAACTTATTTGGAAGTTATTGACTTTTATAAGAATATAGCAAACAAAAATGCAAAAGTCAGTATTTCTGAGCACTATGAAACTGACAGCGGCCAACCTTTACACTTGGTAAAGTTTAGCTCAAATCCTGCTGCTAAAACACCGTTAAAAATTTTAATTAATAATGGAATTCATCCTGGGGAACCTGATGGTATAGATGCTTCTATGCTATTATTTAAAGCTTTAACAAATGGCGAGATAAAAACTGAAGTACCAGTTGAAGTTTACAGTATACCTATTTATAATATTGGTGGTGCATTGCAACGCAACTCAACTTCAAGAGTAAATCAAAATGGTCCCGTTGAATATGGCTTTCGTGGCAACGCAAAAAACTATGACTTAAATCGCGATTTTATAAAATCAGACTCCAAAAACAGTAAAGCTTTTTTTGATATTTTCCACAGTGTTCAGCCACATGTCTTTGTAGATACACATGTAAGTAACGGCGCTGATTACCAGTATACATTAACACATTTATTTACACAACATAACAAATTAGGACGAAGCTTAGGTGAATTTTTAAATACAACATTTAGACCAGAAATTGAAAATAGCTTGGTTAACAAAAATTGGGAAATCACGCCTTATGTTAATGTATTTAATAGACCTCCCAACAAAGGATTTACACAATTTAATGATTCTCCAAGATACTCAACCGGCTACACAAGTTTATATAACACACTCGGTTTAATGATCGAAACACATATGCTAAAACCTTATAAAACACGTGTAGAAGGTACTTTAGAAATGCTAAAAAGTATTATAAATATAAGTCAAAATCATGCTGAAAAAATTAAAGACTTAAAACAACAACAAACCGAAGCCTTCCAAAACGCCTCAACCTATGCTTTTAATTATGTTGTTGATAGTTCTAAAACTTCAGACTTAAAATTTTTAGGCTATCAGGCCGATACCATTATAAGTCAAGTAACTGATCTACCAAGACTGAAGTATAACCGAGAAAAACCAATAACCACTAATATCAAATATTTCAATTACTTTAAAGCTAAGGATTCTATTAAAATCCCTGAAGCGTATATTATACCTCAACAATACACCGAAATTATAGACTTATTAAAATGGAATAACATCAATATTGAACGTTTTGTAGCAGATACTTTAATAAAAGTCGAGCGCTACACAATCGCTGACTATAATACTCGAAAATCGCCTTATGAAGGACATTATTTACACTTTAATACGTCGGTTTCAACTGAAATTAGTCAAATTAAAATAACACCTGGAGATGTAATTGTCAATACGAACCAACCTGGAATTCGCTACCTTCTTGAAACGCTTGAACCAATGGCTGTAGACTCATTTTTCAATTGGAACTTTTTTGATGCCATCTTACAGCAAAAAGAAGGCTTTTCGCCATATGTTTTTGAAGATTTAGCCATAAAAATATTAGAAGAAAACCCCAAGCTTAAAACAGAATTTGAGCAAATGAAAAAGACCGATAAAAGCTTTAAAAATAATTGGTATGCTCAATTAGATTGGCTACATAAACATTCGCCATATTATGAAACCGCACATTTAAAATATCCTATTTATCGTCTGATGGAGTAA
- a CDS encoding PspC domain-containing protein, with translation MNKTISINLGSIFFHIDEIAFNKLKSYLDDIKLYLHNEESKDEIINDIEVRIAEIFMEDRQDEQQVISVEVVEKVIKIMGNPEDYRVDDTTDYQDFSNKNYKSYRKLYRDKDTSILGGVSAGFGHYFRIDAIWIRVLFILIAIFSAGTGVIIYIACWLLIPPALTTSEKLAMRGKPINFSNIERKVKENYEKFAQKMDDIDYEKYKAQTKSGAQKLGNSLYNIFEAIGNFIKKFLGVILIFISGIVLLSLVFSLFGLSSFSFFEDTNYYDFGLSELDLPIWAYAVMIFFSIGIPFFYLLILGLKLLINNLRKIGKPINISLFSLWIIAVFSLIFFSIKQNLKDSQKVELVKVIETNYNNQDTLNISMNENLRFNLNSHKSSKNKIVFDESNKELTIGNMINLNFIPSNDSVVKIRVEKSAYSTSKANAKALAKQIDYNILTETKNIKLNNYFSTQPQFVNHRISIDVSILLPEGIHLNFDESVKTYKSNFQNFNEFNLIKYNQLLQVEGKNLKCLTCQEIENNHIN, from the coding sequence ATGAATAAAACAATAAGTATTAATTTAGGAAGTATCTTTTTTCACATCGATGAGATTGCTTTTAATAAGCTTAAATCTTATTTAGATGATATAAAACTTTATTTGCATAATGAAGAGAGTAAAGACGAAATAATTAATGACATTGAAGTACGGATTGCTGAAATTTTTATGGAAGACCGGCAAGATGAGCAGCAAGTTATATCTGTTGAAGTTGTTGAAAAAGTAATTAAAATAATGGGGAATCCAGAAGATTACCGTGTTGATGACACGACAGATTATCAGGACTTCTCAAATAAGAATTACAAAAGTTACCGTAAATTATATCGGGATAAAGATACAAGCATTTTAGGTGGTGTTTCAGCTGGCTTTGGGCATTATTTTAGAATTGACGCTATTTGGATACGTGTTCTATTTATTTTAATTGCGATTTTTAGTGCAGGCACAGGAGTCATCATTTACATTGCATGTTGGCTTTTAATACCGCCAGCTTTAACTACTTCTGAAAAACTAGCTATGCGCGGTAAACCCATTAATTTTTCGAATATTGAACGAAAAGTAAAAGAGAATTATGAAAAATTCGCCCAGAAAATGGATGATATTGATTATGAAAAATATAAAGCTCAAACCAAGTCTGGCGCACAAAAACTAGGTAACAGTCTATATAATATCTTTGAAGCTATTGGTAACTTTATTAAAAAATTTCTTGGTGTTATTCTTATTTTTATCTCTGGAATAGTCTTGCTCTCACTTGTTTTTTCTCTTTTTGGCCTAAGCTCATTTAGTTTTTTTGAAGACACTAATTACTATGACTTTGGTTTATCTGAACTTGATTTACCCATTTGGGCTTATGCCGTGATGATTTTCTTTAGCATTGGTATACCCTTTTTTTACCTGCTTATTTTAGGACTAAAATTGCTTATTAATAACCTCAGAAAAATTGGGAAACCTATCAATATTAGTTTATTTTCCTTATGGATTATAGCAGTGTTTAGTTTGATCTTCTTCAGTATCAAACAGAATTTAAAAGATAGTCAAAAGGTTGAATTAGTTAAAGTTATAGAAACCAACTATAATAATCAGGATACCTTAAATATCAGTATGAATGAAAATTTAAGATTCAACCTAAATTCTCATAAAAGCTCTAAAAATAAAATCGTGTTTGACGAAAGCAATAAAGAGCTCACAATTGGCAACATGATTAACCTCAATTTTATTCCTTCAAACGACAGTGTTGTTAAAATACGTGTTGAAAAATCGGCCTACTCGACTTCAAAAGCAAATGCCAAAGCACTAGCTAAACAAATAGATTACAATATTTTAACTGAAACAAAAAACATTAAATTAAATAATTACTTTTCAACGCAACCTCAGTTTGTAAATCATAGAATTAGTATTGATGTAAGTATTCTTCTACCAGAGGGAATTCATCTTAACTTTGATGAATCGGTTAAAACCTATAAGAGTAACTTCCAAAATTTTAATGAATTTAACCTAATTAAATACAACCAATTACTTCAAGTTGAAGGTAAAAATCTAAAATGTTTAACTTGTCAAGAAATTGAAAACAATCATATTAATTAA
- a CDS encoding PadR family transcriptional regulator, with protein sequence MNIENTKAQMRKGILEYCILSVLAKNDAYVAEILETLKDAKLLVVEGTIYPLLTRLKNGKLLEYRWEESTGGPPRKYYKLTNKGQLFLNELGSTWQDLQFAVNTITTNKTDNNE encoded by the coding sequence ATGAATATAGAAAACACAAAAGCACAAATGCGAAAAGGTATTTTAGAATACTGCATTTTGTCTGTCTTGGCTAAAAATGATGCCTACGTGGCTGAAATATTAGAGACATTAAAAGATGCTAAGCTTCTTGTAGTTGAAGGAACGATTTATCCTTTGTTAACGCGTTTAAAAAATGGAAAATTACTAGAATATCGCTGGGAAGAATCTACTGGCGGACCACCAAGGAAATATTATAAATTAACTAACAAAGGCCAATTATTTTTAAATGAGCTTGGGTCTACATGGCAAGATTTACAATTTGCTGTAAACACAATAACAACGAATAAAACTGACAATAATGAATAA
- a CDS encoding SRPBCC family protein, with amino-acid sequence MHLESPKVTVKKSQVEVFNFLKSVENFEKLMPESIEKFETLEDDAFLFQLKGMPVIKLKLNEANSPKEVILGATSDKLPFTLKGNIEALDDSSSEVQLIFEGEFNSMMAMMIKSPIKKFITTLSENISKI; translated from the coding sequence ATGCATTTAGAAAGTCCAAAAGTTACCGTAAAGAAATCACAAGTTGAAGTGTTTAATTTTTTGAAATCTGTTGAAAATTTTGAAAAATTAATGCCCGAGTCAATTGAAAAATTTGAAACCCTTGAGGATGACGCCTTTTTATTTCAATTAAAGGGTATGCCAGTCATTAAATTAAAATTGAATGAGGCAAACTCTCCTAAAGAAGTAATTTTAGGTGCCACAAGCGATAAATTACCGTTTACACTTAAAGGTAATATTGAAGCTTTAGATGATTCGAGCAGTGAAGTTCAACTTATTTTTGAAGGCGAATTTAACAGTATGATGGCGATGATGATAAAAAGTCCTATCAAGAAATTCATCACTACCTTAAGTGAAAATATCAGTAAAATTTAA
- a CDS encoding anthranilate synthase component I family protein — protein sequence MQWASSHNSCWIFDGQQMASKFKNFDAVIAVGKRSLLKSFDHNALDQLQTFINQSNDWLMCCLSYDLKNPIENLSSNNFDGINFPQILAVQPQKVFTIKDSKLECYYPKDVSREIETDFTKIRGLNINLKLKQQFLDFNSRLSKETYLSSINQLKSHIKRGDIYEINFCQEFYTHTPHFYGFDAFKQLNHRSKAPFSAFVKFDEFQIVSASPERFLTKKDFRLLSQPIKGTAKRGQSLVEDQNLIKELATDPKELAENIMIVDLVRNDLSKLATKASVNVDELCNIYTFEQVHQMISTISCELKPNINFTSILEATFPMGSMTGAPKIEAMKLAESFETTKRGLYSGSIGYITPNGDFDFNVVIRSLLYNAKTAYLSYMVGSAITDQSIPENEYNECLLKGKALQEIFCKA from the coding sequence ATGCAGTGGGCTTCGTCTCATAACAGTTGTTGGATTTTTGATGGGCAACAAATGGCTTCTAAATTTAAAAATTTTGATGCTGTAATTGCAGTAGGGAAGAGGTCGCTACTAAAATCCTTTGATCATAATGCTTTAGATCAATTACAAACCTTCATTAACCAATCTAATGACTGGTTGATGTGCTGTTTAAGTTATGATTTAAAAAATCCGATTGAAAATCTTAGTTCTAATAATTTCGACGGTATTAATTTTCCTCAAATCTTGGCAGTTCAACCACAAAAAGTTTTTACGATAAAAGACAGTAAACTTGAATGTTATTATCCGAAAGATGTTTCAAGAGAAATAGAAACAGATTTCACAAAAATCCGAGGATTAAACATCAATCTAAAGTTAAAGCAACAGTTTTTAGATTTTAACTCACGCCTTTCTAAAGAAACTTATTTATCAAGCATTAATCAATTAAAGTCTCACATCAAGCGTGGTGATATTTATGAAATTAATTTTTGTCAGGAGTTTTATACGCACACGCCTCATTTTTATGGGTTTGATGCATTTAAACAATTAAATCATCGTTCTAAGGCGCCATTTTCGGCCTTTGTAAAGTTTGATGAATTTCAAATTGTTTCAGCGAGTCCAGAGCGATTTTTAACCAAAAAAGACTTTCGATTACTCTCACAGCCTATTAAAGGAACTGCTAAACGTGGTCAGTCTTTAGTTGAAGATCAAAATTTAATTAAAGAACTTGCAACAGACCCTAAAGAACTTGCAGAAAATATTATGATAGTAGATTTGGTACGAAACGATTTATCTAAATTAGCAACTAAAGCAAGTGTTAATGTCGATGAACTGTGTAACATTTATACTTTTGAACAAGTGCATCAAATGATTTCTACAATTTCCTGTGAATTAAAACCCAATATTAATTTCACTTCAATTTTAGAAGCAACATTCCCGATGGGAAGTATGACAGGCGCACCAAAAATTGAAGCGATGAAATTAGCCGAATCTTTCGAAACTACTAAACGCGGTTTATACAGTGGTAGTATTGGTTATATAACACCTAATGGTGATTTTGATTTTAATGTTGTAATTAGAAGTTTGCTTTACAACGCAAAAACAGCTTACTTATCTTACATGGTTGGTAGTGCGATAACAGACCAATCTATTCCTGAAAATGAATACAATGAATGCTTATTAAAAGGAAAAGCCCTGCAAGAAATATTTTGCAAGGCTTAG